A segment of the Ignavibacteriales bacterium genome:
AGAACAATTACAGCGACTGATTCGTCGTGTTACGATAATTAACTTTTATATGTAATTATCGCATGCTGTGTCAAACGAAAAATCCGCCTGATACAGAAGCATTTCAAATATTAATTTAAACGATATTAATATAAGAGTAAATTATCCGATTGTCAATGCTAAATATCCTTCGATGAGAAAGTCAGTGAAAATTAGAATTCAGGGTAAGGAATTCGATAATAATGAAGAAAAAAAACGGCTCACGTTTATGCGCGAGCCGTTGTGCTGAGAGAATCAGTCGATATCAATACAAAAACATCGGCTTGCCGAGGAGGTGAGCTACTTTTGGTTTGTATTGGTCGATGTCGTATAACTCGTCAACATCAACACGCTTTTTACCTTCTGTAATTATGTTTGCTGAAACAGTTGTGTATTTTCCATCGCGTAAAGCTACCATTCTGCCAGATTGTTTTTTCAAAATCAAATCTGTTGCCAGGTAACCGTAGCTTGTAGAAACCATGAGATCGAGAGCGTCGGGTGCGCCGCTGCGCATTAAGTATGCAATCTGTTGGTAAACAGTCCTTACACCTGATCTTTGTTCAATTTCTTTGGCAAGGTAATCGCCGATACCGCCGAGTTTTTTATGTCCATACGCGTCGGCTTCGCCCGAAAGAATCATTTGTCCGCCAATCGGCTTTGCTCCTTCCGAAATTGTCATGATAGCATACTTGCTCGGGTTGCCATTCCTATCTTCGATCAAATATTTGACAAGCTTATCGGTATCAAAATCAATTTCAGAAATAATCGCGCGGTCAACACCTGCGAGATAAGCCGAGATGAGAGATGTTTCGCCGGAGTATCTTCCGAATAATTCCACAACCGCTATGCGCTCGTGAGAACCGGTTGGTGTGCGCAATGCGTGAAGGAATTCTACGCTGCGTGTAACTGCCGTTGAGAAACCGATGCAATAATCTGTGCCGTGAACATCGTTATCCATTGTTTTCGGGATGCACACAACCGGGAAACCTTCTTTATGCAAACGCACCGCGTAACTTAAAGTGTCATCACCGCCGATAGCTATCAACGCACCGATCTGTAAGTGTTCAAGAACCCGAAGTATGTGCTTGGTGCAGTCGACAGTTTTTTCGTTTTCGGCAACCTGATAAGATGATTTCAAAAACTCCGGCACTTCATTGGGTTTAACTTTTGCCGGATTTGTTCGTGATGTATGCAAATACGTTCCGCCTGTTCTATCGATTGTCCGAGTATTTGTCTTTGTCAGATGAACCAGATTTTCGTTGTATGATGTAGGGTCTTCAGGATTAAAATAAAGCAAACCCGCCCAGCCGCGTCGCAGACCAATCATCTCGTGGCCTTCTTCAGCCGCCCGGTATACAGCCGCTTTTATACATGGATTTAAGCCGGGAACGTCGCCGCCGCCCGTTAATATGCCAATTTTCATTTTATTTCTCTGTAAATGTTTTAATTTTGTTCTAATTTCAGTATAAATTTAATCAAAACAGACTGATTATCAAAAAATCAGGTTTCTTGCATTTCGCGAAAACTCTCACTATTTTCCGATTAACTTAGATATTCTCGGACTAAAATTCTATATGAGTGATTAATGGAAATGATAGAGAATCCATTTTCTCTTTTTGAACAAGAAGATCGAAAGCTTTTCGAAAAAATTGCCGTTCATGACGAAGGAGCTTTATTTTCACTCCTTGATCGTTACTCACCATTTATGTTCAGTGTCTTGATGCGGATGATGAGATCGGTGGAAGATGCGGAAACGATAATTCATGATACATTTATTGAAATCTGGAACAAGAAAGAGAAATATGCCAAGAGCGATGATATCACTTATTATGAACACCTTTTAAAAGTTGTTCGTGAACGTGCGTTATCAACAGAGCGATTGAAACATTTAAAAAAGCAGAGTCAACAACCCGGGCATCAAATTCTTCCTATTTATTCCGAGCACGTGTTATCGCAGCCGCCGAATATTCCGCTGCGGAGCGAAATATTGCAAAATCTGATTAATGTATTCTTGCAATTAACTGAAGAAGAACAGCAGGTGCTCGCGATGGCTTTTTATGAAGGATGGTCACAGCGTGAAATCGCCAAACGATTATCGATACCGGCATGGACGATCAATTGGAGCTTGCGCAAAAGTTTAAATTCGATTGCGTCGGTTGTTTTTGGATTACATCCGGCGGATGATGAAACGCATCCCAAGAAATATACCGAAATGTGTGCCGGTTATGTTGTAGGAATTTTACCGTCCGAAGATTTAAAAGAATTCGTCGATCATCGGGAAGAAAATTGTGTTACTTGCTCTGCAGAAATAGCACGCTTGAAAAACGCGATTTTTTTGCTACCCTTCGGTTTACCGCAAATTGCGGTTTCCCCGGAGCTGCGAGATCGGATACAGTTTTCAATTCAGCTTGTTGAGGTTGTAAGAGCGAGCAATCAACCGAGAGAAGAAGCGCAAGAAGCGGAGAAGGTGGGTGCAATAACGGATGTAATAAAAGAATCTGGTGAAATTAAAATTGAAAAAACCAGAGTATTTAAATGGTTACCGGTTATTTTGGCCGGTGCGCTCATTGTGAGTATTGCGTTGAATGTTTATTTCTTCTCAGATAGAAATAAAAACAATAGACCGGTTGATATAGATTCATCGAAAATCATTCTGCAACAAGATGTGGAAAAGAAAAATCTGCTTCTTGGAATTCTTGAAAAAGAAAAAATCGATATCGTATTTCTAAAATCGGAACAAAAAAATAATAATCAATTCGGAAAAATAATCTGGGATCAGGTTACAAGGTCTGCTTTGCTTCAGGTTTCATTACCGATGTTGAATGATAAAGATTCAATTTATTCTCTCTGGCTAGTCACTGCTGATCATATGATCAAGGTTGGGAATTTCAGTAGCAGAGGAGACGATAAAAAAGAAAAAATATTCCGTCTTCAACTTCCAACCGATGTGGCAAGAAATGAGATAAAAGAATTTTGGATTACTCTTGAGCAGGATGAAGGATCAAGCAAACCTTCTTCCAATCTGATGCTGAAAGGTTACTCGAAAATAAAATAATTATCTTACAAAATAATTTATCATCTTGGAAACCAATTTTGCCGTCGTTAAATCGGGATGGTGAAATCGTTCAATCGGGGCGAGTTCGACCACGTCGCATCCTACAACATGTTTCCGTTCTCCTATTTTTGCCAGCAGTCGCATTGTTTCATCCCAAAGTAATCCGTTCGGTTCGGGAGTCCCTGTCGAAGGCATGATAGATGGATCGAATCCATCAACATCGAAACTTACATACACATGATCGGATAATTTATCTAAAGGAAAATCGTACCAGTATTTTAGAAGTTTAGCGTATTTGCCACCGCGGATTTCATGAGCGTAAAGAGTTGTAACTCCGCGTTCTTTAATGAATTCTGCTTCTTCGATAGACTGAGCGCGTATGCCGACTTGCACGAGTCGGGGTGGATCTAAATATTCGCACACCCGCGCCATCACAGATGCGTGTGAGAATTTTGTGCCTTGATATTCATCCCGCAGATCGGAATGCGCGTCGATATGAAGAACCGAAAGATCGCGGTAACGCTCTGCGTATGCCGCTATCGATGCCTGAGATATAGTATGTTCGCCGCCCAACATTACCATAAATTTATTAGCGGAGATTAATTTCTTTGTAGTAGAATAAATTAATTCCAGCGCGTTTTCGGGAGATCCGGCGTTAACGTCGAGCGGTTCAAGTGTCGCGATGCCGAATTGTCTGTGCACTTCCCGTCCTGTTTCTTCATCATAGAATTCAACGAAATGCGACGCATCCAGAATTGCCGAAGGACCTTTCGATGTCCCTCCGCCGTAGCTTACGGTTCTTTCGTACGGAACGGGAACGATGACGACGCGAGAGTTTTCGAACTGGCAAAATTCCTCTTCAATTCCGAGAAAATTTTCTTCAACTGGTAATGTCTTCCACATATATTTCATCCGATGCAATTGATTTTTACGGTTGAAATATAATTGAATCGCTGCTGAAAAACAATTTTTTGCATATCATGAAAATTTCTCATAACTTCATTCAACTCCTCTTTTATATGCGAGTAACTAAAGAATATATATTGATTATGGCGCTGATTTTTATCTGGTGTCTGCTTCTAACCGGACCCCCGGTAACTGCTTCTATTGTTGGAAGTGATAACTCGGTAGTCAAAATATTATATCGTTTTTATTCACCTATCTGCCATCAATTCGATTCACATTCGATACATATCTTCGGATATAAATTCGCGGTTTGCGCGCGATGCTCGAGTATTTATTTCGGCTTTTTTATCGGTGGAGTTGCACTTCTGTTCATCAAACGGTATCATGTCAGGTCAAATATAAAATTGTGGATGATCGCTGCGTTGCCAATGATAATCGATGTAGCATTTGATATGATCGGCATTCATTCCGCCACGTTATTATCAAGGGTCTATACAGGTTTTTTATTCGGTATTGCCGCCGCAATAATACTTATTCCAAATCTTCACGACGCAATTAATTCATTATCGATACAATTATTTTCATTTCGTAGGAGTTCTTCATGAATCAAAAACCAGACAAGCTTATCCCCGCATTGTATGGCGGTGTTATTATGGCTCTAATCTCTGCCATTCCGTTTATAAATTTCATAAATTGCTTTTGTTGCGCAGGAATAATGTTGGGTGGATTTCTCGGTGTGTTTTTTTATAAGAATAATTTTACACCCGGCACGCCGCCGTTTACATCGGGAGATTGTATGGGTGTTGGCGCCCTTGCCGGCGTGTTCGGTGCCGTTATGGGAACCGTGCTCGCATTCTTATCTCTGATGTTATTCGGAAATGTTATGGGTGAATTCATTTTCAGCATGATTCGAAATATGAATTTAGAATTACCTCAGGAAGCATTGGATGCTATGGAAGAATCGATGTCTGCCGGTGTGACATTTATTTCGATGTTCATTCAGTTGATCATGAATCTTGTTATCGACGCGATATTCGGATTGCTCGGTGGTTTGATTGGATACAGCGTTTATAAACCGAAAGGTGTTATACCGCCGGCTCCAATGTCTCCGCCGCCTCCGCTGCAATAATTGAATGAAGTTCGTAGGGATATTTTTTTGTTGTTTGATTTTTTGTTTTTGCGACGCTTCTGCTAATAGTTATATTTTTGCAGAAGCGTCCGATTCTTCATTTGAAATAATAGGGCGGAGGTCGTTAATCAGAATCCTACCCGATGAGCAGCGTGTCGAATGTATCGATACTATCACCCTGCACCGCATAAATGCCGGTAAAGATTTTGTATGCAGATTCATGCCGATCTATCATATCGATGAAGTGACAATATCAGGTGATCGGATAGAATTCGAATTCGATAAGGGTATATTTTCTATCGAAGATATGCCAGAAGATTCTATAATCGATCTAGTTTTAAGTTATTATGGAGAATGGAAACAGCGTTCTGAATTTTCCACGGTAACAAATGGATTTGCCTTGCTGAGGGATGTGGAGTTATTTCCAATCATCAGCGGTATCTTGAGATCTGTTAGATTGACAATCGACGTCCCGGATGGATGGAAAACTGTTGCTGTCGGTGAGTTGAAAGAAGTACGAACAATTTTCGACAGATCGATATATCATTGGGAATGTGATCAGCCGTTATCCGAGATCGGATGGATTTGCGCCGGAAATTATTGGTCTAAGGATTCTCAATCGGAAAAAATAAAATACAGTTGCTACGGGAACGAAAACGATTCAACATTTATTGTTTCATCAATCCCGTTGGCGCGTGATGCGATTGAATATTATAGTTCAGAATTCAGTCCGTACCGATTTAAAAACTTATCCATTGTTGAAGTTGAAGATTGGGTAGCCGGCAGTAATGTACTGGCGATAGCCGCGCCGTCGTTCATACTTGTCAAAAAACTCGCGTTTACCACGCACGATCAATTCAACCTTATTGAGTCTATACTCGCGCATGAAATCGCTCATCAGTGGTGGCCCCTGACGGTTTTCATTGATCGCTCAGATGCGGCATTCCTTGCCGAAGGTATGTGCGAATACTCATCGATTCTCTTCCATAAAGAAAAAGGATTGATGACGGGTCGCGATTCGTTATCGCATCATCCGCTATTACGCCCGCTTTTAATTCGTGTCCAATCCGGTCAGGATATACCGTTGCAGCTGCTCATCGATTTACGCACTCTTACCACGCATTACCTTAAAGCAACTTACGTTCATCATATGCTTCGTTCAATGATCGGTGAATCTGATTTTATGAGATTATACCGTACCTATGCGAGGCAGTTCGAGTGTAAAAAAGTTCACCTCGAAGATTTTCAATCGCTTGCCGAATCATTATCATCAACATCACTCGAATGGTTTTTTAATCAGTGGATTAAGAAAAGCGGGATACCGCGGTTGAAGCTTTATAACGTGCGTACTCAACAATCTGATTCGGGATGGAAAATAAAATGCAGGATTAGAATTGTGGGATACGATAAATTTTCGGTTGTCTGTGAAATTGGTGTGAACACTGCTGATGGATTAGAAAGGAAAAATATATCGCTCGGGTTCGATTCTACGGGGAAATATACGAACGATGTTCCGTTCGAAATGATCACGAAGACAAAACCGACTAATATTCAGTTAGACCCAACGGGTGATTTTTTGAAGATGCAAAAACTACCGCCAAAGATAAGCGATTTACGGGAACCGTCGGATGGAGTTATGATAGTCGGGACACAATTGCACTCGGAAGAGCTTCGAGAAATGGCGATGCGTGATTCAATAGAGATGCAAAAAGCGGGATGGACATTGAGGATTAAACCGGACAATTTGGCAACTCTCCGCGATTTGCAGAATGAAAGAGTGTTTATTTACGGCAAGCCGGATGAGAATAAAGTTACCGCGGAAATTGATGATAAGTTTATACACAGATTCCGGAATGATTCTTTGGTAATCAATAACGAATTATTTTTTGATAGTTCCACTGCTTTGATCGAAGCAATAGACAATCCATATTTTGCTAACGGATTAATGATTAGAATTGTGCCTTTCAGTGAAAAAGCGAAGCCGGAATTGATGCCGTACGATTATTCATGGATCATCGTCCGCGGACGGGATAAAATAGTTTCAGGTGTATGGGATGTTAAGGATGAAGATTTGGTTGTGGAGTTAAGATGATTATTTTATCACTGATAATTCGGATTCTACACAGATTATCACAGATTGTTATCTGTGTAATCCGTGTTTGATTCGTACTTCATACTGCACGAATCGATAAATTCTATTCTGGTGAACCGATAGATCGATTTATTCCTCTAAGTATGTCGAGTCGAAATTCCATCCATCCGTCAACTTGAAAATATTGTACGCGTAGCCGGTGTCTTCCACCGGTAATAATAGCATAATCAAGTTTTGAACCGTGTTGCGACCAGTTATCAATTACAAGAGCATCATCTACCCATACGCGCACTCCATCGTCACTGATGGTGCGTAATGTGAATATTCCTTCCTCAAGTATAACACTTCCTTCCGCTTCGAAAGCGAACCGTTCCTGCGGCAACTCCGGAAATTTGGGACGATACCATTCAAAATCCAAACGGGGTACCTGCTGAATTAAAATTGGCTGGGTACCAAGCAGTTGATTGAAGGCTTCATATTTATTTAGTGGATTTGTACTATCTGTCCATGTGAAAAATCTTACATTCCAATCGATTGAAGGTGCAAAATGTTCAAAAGAGAATTGATACGACGTTCCTTCCGCATACAATTTACCTCGTGGCGAAGTTGTCGATTCACCTTGATAATTAAGGACCATAGACCAGTTTCCAATAGAATCTTTCATAGGAGTTACGGTAATTGTATCCCCGATTTTTCCACCAACCGCAGAGATCATTTCTATTCCATGCTTCTGTATGACACTCCAGTTCCCTTTGGGACCGAGCGTTCTTAATCGAAGAGGAAGTTCATGCAATGATTTCACGGGCCAGAGTTTTGGTGATTGGTAATCATAAGGTCCCCATTCATCGACAATGATTGCGGAACGGTCCATCTTAGATATTGGAGCTGCCGGAATGACTCCTTTGCGGGAATCAATTTTCGGTGCTAAAGTTAAATAATCCTTCGGAACCTCGATATTGGTTTCACTGATGGAATCAGATAAAGTGTTTCCTTCTGAATCAAAGTCTGTGGTATCGCGAAAGATTGTAGCAGTATCTACATTCATCCATTGATTATTCAATAATGCAATACCCGACGTGTTCAGTACTTTCGTACCTCGTTTATTTCCTTCAAAAATATTTTTCTCTATCTTGTAATCACGACTTCGTGTATCCCGGTATTTCGGATATCCCCAATCGGATGGTGCAATCGGTGTTGCCCAAAGAGTTACCGCAGTCGTATCTCCATGGAAACGATTTGCAATGATTGAATTATCTTGTCCATGTTCGATTGCAACCCCGACGCGATTATTTTCAAATTGATTTCCTACAATCTTTGATTCGTAACTGTATCCACCCCAAATTCCGTAATCACATCCCGCAAGTCGGTTGGAAATAAAACTATTCCGGCTGAATGTTGCTTCAATACCGTTGGCAGAAGCAAAGCTGAAATCATTTCCATAGAGAAGATTATCGTTTGATCCGCCTTTACCGCTGTCCATAGTAGTTTGTCCCGCCCAGAGGAAAAATCCATCTCCACCATGTGTTGCAGAGTTGTAAGCAATAACATTATTGGAGCTTTGTTCATAAAGAAGCAGGTTGGCAGAATCTTGGCCACGATTGTAGAATCCATGACTATAACCGCGCACATTGTAATCAAGTTTGTTATACGTAATCTCATTGTTGCAGGAACGGTATAAACCGATCCCAAGCCCTGAGTTGAAAGAAAAATTGTTGCCGGTTATTCGAATATGATTGCTTCGTGTGATGAGAAGTCCATTCATCCCTTGCACACAAATGTTATTCCTGATGATACCGCCGTTTACAGAAGATAGATAAATTCCTGCGCCATAACGGAGCCATTCATCTTTTTCGTTGTGATGAAACGAAAGCCAGTCGAGCAAGCTTTCATGTTCGATAAGACTGAACAAACGCGGCTTCCAATTGTAACTGACATCATTATCAATAAGCTCAAGGTTATCCGTGCCTCGTACCAGAATTGCAATTTTGTAACCGTGAATATGTGCATTAATAATGCGGATATTTTTACCTCCTTCAATACGAATGGCAACTCCTGAATAAGTATCCGGATCTTCATCTCCATTTTTTCCTCTAAGAGTCGCGCCGGCAAAATCTACTGTAATATTATCACCTCGGATAGTGATGACTGAAGAATCAGTTGAAGAAGGTGGACTCAGTGAATAAACCTGTGGTTTAACTATTACCGAATTTGAAATAACAAGCCCGGCATGTAATTCTATTGGAATTGATCGTTGTGCCGAATTCTTGTTGAGGGTAACAAGAAACAGGAGATGAATGATTATAATTCGTTTCATAATGAATGATTATACGAAAGATAGATGAGATGTGCAATGAGAGGAGGGATTACCTGATTACTTCACTAACTTTATTCTAAATGTGGTTCCCTTGCCAATTTTGCTTTCTTTAACAAAAAGTTTTCCTCTGTGGTAATCCTCAATGATGCGTTTTGAAAGACTCAAGCCCAAACCCCATCCGCGCTTCTTTGTGCTATAACCTGGGCGGAAAATATCTTTTTTATATTTCATGTCGATACCTTTACCGGTATCTTTTGCATCAATGAATATTGATTTACCTTTTTGCTGAATCGAAAAAATAATCGATCCGGTATTTTCTTCCATAGCATCGAGCGCGTTCTTTATCAGATTTTCAATCACCCACTCGAATAATTCTCTGTTGATCGAAGCGGATAGTTGTTCTGATGAATCAACGGACATCAGAATTTGATTCTCTTTGCCGAATCGCGATGGCAAACGTTGTCTGTAATATCCGATGACCGATTCGATAACTTCTTTGATATTTTCATCTTTCAAAGACGGTTTGGAACCTATCTTAGAAAACCTTTCCGTGACTTTTTGCAAACGATTAAGATCGTGTTCCATCTCGGCGAGCGTTCCCAGTTGCTTTGGATCGTCGGCAGATCGTTCGCGCATCATTTCTATCCACCCCATCAAACTCGAAAGCGGTGTGCCAAGTTGATGGGCGGTTTCTTTCGCCATCCCCACCCAGATGTTGCTTTGCTCGTTACGTTTGATGTAGCTGAATCCGATATAACCGAGTAATATAAACATTCCTGCAACCGCGATTTCGATGTACGGAAGCCACCGAAGTTTAGTAACGAAACCTGATTCACCGTAATGAAGAAGCTGAACCAATGAATCTGTTGGCGAGGTTCTGATGATAACGCGAATGGGCGGATTTTGCTCATCTAATTTTAAAATATAAGAAGCGAGAAATTGCTCTTGATCGGTTGTAGATAAAGTCGTGTCAATTTGAATATTGCGTACACTTAATCGTATATCGCTGAGCAGATGATTCTGATCGTCGGTAAGCGCCATCGGGAAGTCGATGGATTGAAGCACTACCTCATTGAAAATAAAACTAACTTCCGATTGATCGAACGGTGAGTTAACAAGAAATTCAAGCGATCGCGCATAAAGATCGGCAACTTTCCGTTCTTTAATTAAAAGCTGCTTAACGATATAATGAGTATAAAATAAAGTGCCGACTACAATGACGACTGCAACGATAATAAGAATCAATTTGATATTTGCAGAACGGGGAGAGCGCATCTTAGATTACTTAGTGAATATGGTTTGATCTCTGCGCGCGCCGACTGAAACGATGCTCACTGAGCATCCGGTAAGTTCTTCCATTGCATCGAGGTATCGTTTAGCGTTTAATGGAAGATCGTTCAAATTCTTTGCATGCCGTGTTGAAGATTTCCATCCGTTAAACAG
Coding sequences within it:
- a CDS encoding HAMP domain-containing histidine kinase, which produces MRSPRSANIKLILIIVAVVIVVGTLFYTHYIVKQLLIKERKVADLYARSLEFLVNSPFDQSEVSFIFNEVVLQSIDFPMALTDDQNHLLSDIRLSVRNIQIDTTLSTTDQEQFLASYILKLDEQNPPIRVIIRTSPTDSLVQLLHYGESGFVTKLRWLPYIEIAVAGMFILLGYIGFSYIKRNEQSNIWVGMAKETAHQLGTPLSSLMGWIEMMRERSADDPKQLGTLAEMEHDLNRLQKVTERFSKIGSKPSLKDENIKEVIESVIGYYRQRLPSRFGKENQILMSVDSSEQLSASINRELFEWVIENLIKNALDAMEENTGSIIFSIQQKGKSIFIDAKDTGKGIDMKYKKDIFRPGYSTKKRGWGLGLSLSKRIIEDYHRGKLFVKESKIGKGTTFRIKLVK
- a CDS encoding sigma-70 family RNA polymerase sigma factor, which gives rise to MEMIENPFSLFEQEDRKLFEKIAVHDEGALFSLLDRYSPFMFSVLMRMMRSVEDAETIIHDTFIEIWNKKEKYAKSDDITYYEHLLKVVRERALSTERLKHLKKQSQQPGHQILPIYSEHVLSQPPNIPLRSEILQNLINVFLQLTEEEQQVLAMAFYEGWSQREIAKRLSIPAWTINWSLRKSLNSIASVVFGLHPADDETHPKKYTEMCAGYVVGILPSEDLKEFVDHREENCVTCSAEIARLKNAIFLLPFGLPQIAVSPELRDRIQFSIQLVEVVRASNQPREEAQEAEKVGAITDVIKESGEIKIEKTRVFKWLPVILAGALIVSIALNVYFFSDRNKNNRPVDIDSSKIILQQDVEKKNLLLGILEKEKIDIVFLKSEQKNNNQFGKIIWDQVTRSALLQVSLPMLNDKDSIYSLWLVTADHMIKVGNFSSRGDDKKEKIFRLQLPTDVARNEIKEFWITLEQDEGSSKPSSNLMLKGYSKIK
- the speB gene encoding agmatinase; its protein translation is MWKTLPVEENFLGIEEEFCQFENSRVVIVPVPYERTVSYGGGTSKGPSAILDASHFVEFYDEETGREVHRQFGIATLEPLDVNAGSPENALELIYSTTKKLISANKFMVMLGGEHTISQASIAAYAERYRDLSVLHIDAHSDLRDEYQGTKFSHASVMARVCEYLDPPRLVQVGIRAQSIEEAEFIKERGVTTLYAHEIRGGKYAKLLKYWYDFPLDKLSDHVYVSFDVDGFDPSIMPSTGTPEPNGLLWDETMRLLAKIGERKHVVGCDVVELAPIERFHHPDLTTAKLVSKMINYFVR
- a CDS encoding right-handed parallel beta-helix repeat-containing protein; the protein is MKRIIIIHLLFLVTLNKNSAQRSIPIELHAGLVISNSVIVKPQVYSLSPPSSTDSSVITIRGDNITVDFAGATLRGKNGDEDPDTYSGVAIRIEGGKNIRIINAHIHGYKIAILVRGTDNLELIDNDVSYNWKPRLFSLIEHESLLDWLSFHHNEKDEWLRYGAGIYLSSVNGGIIRNNICVQGMNGLLITRSNHIRITGNNFSFNSGLGIGLYRSCNNEITYNKLDYNVRGYSHGFYNRGQDSANLLLYEQSSNNVIAYNSATHGGDGFFLWAGQTTMDSGKGGSNDNLLYGNDFSFASANGIEATFSRNSFISNRLAGCDYGIWGGYSYESKIVGNQFENNRVGVAIEHGQDNSIIANRFHGDTTAVTLWATPIAPSDWGYPKYRDTRSRDYKIEKNIFEGNKRGTKVLNTSGIALLNNQWMNVDTATIFRDTTDFDSEGNTLSDSISETNIEVPKDYLTLAPKIDSRKGVIPAAPISKMDRSAIIVDEWGPYDYQSPKLWPVKSLHELPLRLRTLGPKGNWSVIQKHGIEMISAVGGKIGDTITVTPMKDSIGNWSMVLNYQGESTTSPRGKLYAEGTSYQFSFEHFAPSIDWNVRFFTWTDSTNPLNKYEAFNQLLGTQPILIQQVPRLDFEWYRPKFPELPQERFAFEAEGSVILEEGIFTLRTISDDGVRVWVDDALVIDNWSQHGSKLDYAIITGGRHRLRVQYFQVDGWMEFRLDILRGINRSIGSPE
- a CDS encoding DUF2085 domain-containing protein codes for the protein MKISHNFIQLLFYMRVTKEYILIMALIFIWCLLLTGPPVTASIVGSDNSVVKILYRFYSPICHQFDSHSIHIFGYKFAVCARCSSIYFGFFIGGVALLFIKRYHVRSNIKLWMIAALPMIIDVAFDMIGIHSATLLSRVYTGFLFGIAAAIILIPNLHDAINSLSIQLFSFRRSSS
- a CDS encoding 6-phosphofructokinase, which gives rise to MKIGILTGGGDVPGLNPCIKAAVYRAAEEGHEMIGLRRGWAGLLYFNPEDPTSYNENLVHLTKTNTRTIDRTGGTYLHTSRTNPAKVKPNEVPEFLKSSYQVAENEKTVDCTKHILRVLEHLQIGALIAIGGDDTLSYAVRLHKEGFPVVCIPKTMDNDVHGTDYCIGFSTAVTRSVEFLHALRTPTGSHERIAVVELFGRYSGETSLISAYLAGVDRAIISEIDFDTDKLVKYLIEDRNGNPSKYAIMTISEGAKPIGGQMILSGEADAYGHKKLGGIGDYLAKEIEQRSGVRTVYQQIAYLMRSGAPDALDLMVSTSYGYLATDLILKKQSGRMVALRDGKYTTVSANIITEGKKRVDVDELYDIDQYKPKVAHLLGKPMFLY